The proteins below come from a single Acaryochloris sp. CCMEE 5410 genomic window:
- a CDS encoding NAD(P)H-quinone oxidoreductase subunit N, protein MDVANLASQLNATTILPEGVLVISLILVLLGDITFGRSSAKWTPYLAIASLVACLYLLYAQWDQADSIGFLGSFHADNLSIIFRAIIALSTLVTILMSVRYIEQSGSSIGEFMTVLMTATVGAMFLCGAEELVMIFISLETLSIASYLMTGYMKRDSRSNEAALKYLLIGAASSAVFLYGLSLLYGLSGGKTHLDDIALALTDTSKSLALVISLVFVIASISFKIAAVPFHQWTPDVYEGSPTPVVAFLSVGSKAAGFALAIRLLTQAFPNLVEQWQFIFTALAILSMVLGNVVAIAQTSMKRMLAYSSIGQAGFVMIGLVIGTEAGYASMVFYLLIYLFMNLGAFTCVILFSLRTGTDEIGDYAGLYLKDPLLTLALSLCLLSLGGIPPLAGFFGKLYLFWAGWQAGAYGLVLLGLITSVVSIYYYIRVIKMMVVKEPQDMSEVIKNYPSIVWKPLGMRPLQVGLVLTLIATSLAGVLSNPLLTIVNSSVADVPRFKQAAIPTSIDVAIQPDTPTIAPEL, encoded by the coding sequence ATGGACGTTGCCAATCTCGCTAGCCAGCTAAATGCCACCACCATCTTGCCTGAAGGCGTTTTGGTGATCTCGTTGATTCTTGTTCTCCTTGGAGATATTACCTTTGGTCGTTCATCGGCAAAATGGACCCCATACCTTGCGATCGCAAGTTTGGTAGCCTGCCTCTATCTGCTATATGCCCAGTGGGATCAAGCAGATTCCATCGGTTTTCTGGGTAGCTTTCATGCCGATAATCTCAGCATTATCTTTAGAGCCATTATTGCCCTGTCGACCCTCGTCACCATCCTGATGTCGGTGCGCTATATCGAACAGTCGGGCAGTTCTATCGGCGAATTTATGACGGTTCTGATGACCGCCACGGTCGGAGCAATGTTCCTCTGCGGTGCAGAAGAACTCGTCATGATCTTTATCTCTTTGGAAACCTTGAGTATCGCTTCTTACCTGATGACAGGTTATATGAAGCGCGATTCTCGCTCCAATGAAGCCGCCTTAAAATACCTGCTGATCGGTGCAGCGAGTTCCGCCGTTTTTCTATACGGTCTCTCCCTGCTCTATGGCCTCTCCGGTGGCAAAACCCATTTGGATGACATTGCCCTAGCCTTAACCGACACTTCTAAATCTCTGGCCCTAGTCATTTCCCTGGTGTTTGTGATTGCCAGCATCAGCTTCAAGATTGCGGCGGTCCCCTTCCACCAATGGACACCCGATGTGTATGAAGGCTCACCCACTCCAGTGGTTGCCTTTCTCTCCGTAGGGTCGAAAGCAGCCGGATTTGCCTTGGCCATTCGCCTGTTAACCCAAGCCTTCCCCAACTTAGTGGAACAGTGGCAATTTATCTTTACTGCCTTGGCCATTCTAAGTATGGTACTAGGTAACGTGGTTGCTATTGCCCAAACCAGCATGAAGCGAATGCTCGCCTATTCTTCCATTGGTCAGGCGGGCTTTGTCATGATTGGCCTCGTCATTGGTACAGAGGCAGGTTACGCCAGCATGGTTTTCTACTTGCTGATTTACCTGTTTATGAACTTGGGTGCTTTTACCTGTGTGATTCTGTTCTCTCTCCGAACTGGCACAGATGAAATCGGCGATTATGCTGGCCTCTATCTTAAGGATCCTCTCTTGACCCTAGCTTTGAGCCTCTGTTTGCTCTCCTTGGGGGGGATACCGCCGCTTGCAGGCTTCTTCGGCAAGCTATACCTCTTCTGGGCCGGTTGGCAAGCCGGAGCCTATGGTCTGGTTCTCCTGGGCTTAATTACTAGTGTGGTCTCCATCTACTACTACATTCGAGTCATCAAGATGATGGTGGTCAAAGAGCCTCAAGATATGTCTGAGGTGATCAAAAACTATCCCAGCATTGTTTGGAAACCCTTAGGAATGCGTCCCTTACAAGTGGGCTTGGTCCTCACGTTAATTGCGACCTCTTTGGCTGGAGTCCTCTCCAATCCCTTGCTCACGATTGTAAATAGCTCAGTTGCGGATGTCCCTCGCTTTAAGCAAGCAGCCATCCCTACGTCCATCGATGTTGCGATTCAGCCCGATACACCGACGATTGCACCTGAGCTATAA
- the chlP gene encoding geranylgeranyl reductase, with translation MALRVAVVGSGPAGSSAAETLVKAGIETYLFERKLDNAKPCGGAIPLCMVDEFDLPLEIIDRQVRKMRMISPSNVEVDINIKNEGEYIGMCRREVLDGFMRDRAAKLGAKLINGTVNKLDFPTGANQPYTIHYADLTGGRAEGVMKTLQVDLVIGADGANSRIAKEIKAGDYNYAIAFQERIRLPDEYMAYYQDRAEMYVGDDVSTDFYAWVFPKYDHVAVGTGTMKVNQADIKKLQAGIRARAAHRLVGGEIIKVEAHPIPEHPRPRRVVGRVALVGDAAGTVTKSSGEGIYFAAKSARMCAEAIVEFSNNGQRIPTEDELKIYLKRWDKAYGMTYKVLDILQRVFYRSDATREAFVEMCADEDVQQMTFDSYLYKTVVPMNPLKQIKITAKTIGSLIRGNALAP, from the coding sequence TTGGCACTTCGGGTAGCAGTTGTTGGGTCAGGGCCAGCCGGTTCATCAGCAGCAGAAACGCTGGTAAAGGCTGGTATTGAGACCTATTTATTTGAGCGTAAATTAGATAACGCTAAACCTTGTGGTGGTGCGATTCCGCTGTGCATGGTGGACGAATTTGATCTCCCCCTTGAGATTATTGATCGTCAAGTTAGAAAGATGAGAATGATCTCTCCTTCTAATGTTGAGGTGGATATCAACATTAAAAATGAGGGTGAATATATTGGCATGTGCCGTCGGGAAGTCCTTGACGGCTTTATGCGCGATCGCGCCGCGAAATTAGGGGCGAAGTTGATCAATGGCACCGTGAATAAGCTGGATTTCCCCACTGGAGCCAACCAGCCTTATACAATTCACTATGCTGATTTAACCGGCGGTCGAGCTGAAGGGGTGATGAAAACCCTCCAAGTCGACTTGGTGATCGGTGCGGATGGCGCAAACTCCAGAATTGCAAAAGAGATTAAAGCAGGCGACTACAACTATGCGATCGCATTTCAGGAGCGCATTCGCCTTCCTGATGAGTACATGGCATACTACCAAGATCGCGCCGAGATGTACGTCGGTGACGATGTCTCCACTGACTTCTATGCTTGGGTATTCCCCAAATACGACCACGTTGCCGTTGGTACTGGCACCATGAAGGTCAACCAGGCTGACATCAAGAAGTTACAGGCCGGTATTCGTGCTCGTGCCGCTCATCGTCTCGTTGGTGGTGAAATTATCAAAGTGGAAGCTCACCCCATTCCTGAGCATCCACGTCCTCGCCGAGTTGTTGGTCGGGTTGCCTTAGTCGGTGATGCTGCTGGTACTGTGACGAAGTCTTCTGGCGAAGGCATCTACTTTGCCGCCAAGTCTGCTCGGATGTGTGCTGAAGCCATCGTTGAGTTTTCCAATAATGGTCAGCGAATTCCCACAGAAGATGAGCTGAAGATTTATCTGAAGCGTTGGGATAAAGCCTACGGCATGACCTACAAGGTGCTCGATATTTTGCAACGAGTCTTCTACCGTTCCGATGCGACACGGGAAGCCTTCGTGGAAATGTGTGCCGATGAAGATGTTCAACAAATGACGTTTGATAGTTATTTGTATAAGACGGTGGTTCCCATGAATCCCCTGAAGCAAATCAAGATTACCGCTAAAACTATCGGCAGCTTGATTAGAGGCAACGCTCTAGCTCCCTAA
- the panB gene encoding 3-methyl-2-oxobutanoate hydroxymethyltransferase — translation MAVTIHQLRTWKEQGRPISVLTAWDFPFATLLDQAGVDVLLVGDSLAMVALGYPTTLPLTLDEMLYHAQAVTRGVNHALVICDLPFLSYQESPQQALRSAGTLLQQAGVAAVKLEGGYPDMAKTVHYLVERGIPVMGHVGLTPQSVHQFSGYRRQGTSDVEADRILQEAIALEAAGAFAIVLEHIPAHLATKITQTLTIPTIGIGAGPGCDGQVLVTADILGLSAWQPPFAKAYTNLQESITGAVQQFCDDVRHHKFPQ, via the coding sequence ATGGCTGTGACCATTCATCAGCTACGGACATGGAAAGAACAGGGACGTCCCATCTCAGTCCTGACCGCTTGGGACTTTCCCTTTGCAACGTTATTAGATCAAGCAGGAGTCGATGTCCTATTGGTGGGGGACTCCCTAGCCATGGTCGCATTAGGATATCCCACCACTCTCCCGTTGACCTTGGACGAAATGCTTTACCATGCCCAAGCTGTGACTAGAGGGGTCAACCATGCCCTAGTCATTTGTGATCTACCCTTTCTGAGCTATCAAGAAAGTCCTCAACAGGCCTTGAGAAGTGCTGGGACCTTATTGCAACAGGCAGGCGTAGCCGCCGTCAAACTAGAGGGAGGATATCCAGATATGGCGAAAACCGTTCACTATCTGGTTGAACGAGGAATCCCAGTGATGGGACATGTGGGCTTAACCCCCCAGTCTGTTCATCAGTTCAGCGGCTATCGACGTCAAGGGACCTCCGATGTAGAGGCAGATCGTATTTTACAAGAAGCGATTGCCTTGGAAGCCGCAGGCGCGTTTGCCATTGTTCTGGAGCATATTCCTGCCCACCTAGCCACGAAAATCACCCAAACATTGACCATTCCCACCATTGGCATCGGCGCAGGTCCAGGCTGTGATGGCCAGGTGCTGGTTACAGCCGATATCTTGGGCCTGTCTGCATGGCAACCGCCCTTTGCCAAAGCCTATACCAATTTGCAGGAATCGATTACTGGAGCCGTGCAGCAATTTTGTGATGATGTCCGTCATCACAAATTTCCCCAATAG
- the hisH gene encoding imidazole glycerol phosphate synthase subunit HisH: protein MPIIAVIDYDMGNLHSACKGLQEAGAQTIVSDRPEDLVSADAVVLPGVGAFDPAMQHLRSRQLIPVIQDILASGKPFLGICLGLQILFEGSEEGTEAGLGIIPGTVKRFQSEPGITIPHMGWNQLEYQQPDLPLWRHSPAQPWVYFVHSYYVDPVDPTVKAATVTHGTQTITAAIARDNLMAVQFHPEKSSTFGLQILANFVEQVQATLVTPAV from the coding sequence ATGCCTATCATCGCCGTGATTGACTACGATATGGGCAATCTGCATTCAGCCTGCAAAGGACTGCAAGAAGCTGGGGCCCAAACAATTGTCAGCGATCGGCCGGAGGATCTGGTATCAGCGGATGCGGTAGTTCTACCCGGCGTAGGTGCTTTTGATCCAGCGATGCAGCATTTGCGATCGCGCCAGTTGATTCCCGTCATCCAAGACATTCTCGCCAGCGGCAAACCCTTTCTCGGCATTTGCTTAGGGCTACAAATTTTGTTTGAAGGCAGTGAAGAAGGGACTGAAGCTGGATTAGGCATTATTCCCGGTACCGTTAAGCGCTTCCAATCCGAACCCGGCATTACCATTCCCCATATGGGCTGGAACCAACTGGAGTATCAACAACCTGATTTGCCCCTATGGCGTCATTCTCCTGCTCAGCCTTGGGTCTATTTCGTACATTCCTACTATGTTGATCCCGTTGACCCCACTGTTAAAGCCGCCACCGTCACCCACGGCACTCAAACCATTACCGCAGCCATTGCCCGAGATAACCTAATGGCCGTTCAGTTCCACCCCGAAAAATCCTCCACTTTCGGGTTACAAATCCTGGCCAACTTTGTTGAGCAGGTGCAGGCCACCTTGGTGACTCCCGCTGTTTGA
- the rsmD gene encoding 16S rRNA (guanine(966)-N(2))-methyltransferase RsmD: protein MVRIYGNRQIKTLPGLQTRPTTARVREALFNRWQHYLQGCHWLDLCAGSGSMGAEALCREAAVVYGIEQAGEACRIIRQNWQSVARPAQTFQVLRGDVVKRLAKLQSQSFDRIYFDPPYDGGLYGAVLDAIATHNLLKATGELAVEHRPQQQFSIPTTLHICHTRIYGNTALTFFQVTQPT from the coding sequence ATGGTCAGAATTTACGGTAACCGTCAGATTAAAACCCTACCCGGCTTACAGACCCGCCCCACTACTGCTCGGGTACGGGAAGCCCTATTTAATCGCTGGCAACATTATCTCCAGGGGTGCCATTGGCTCGATCTCTGTGCCGGCAGCGGCTCCATGGGAGCCGAAGCCCTTTGTCGAGAAGCCGCAGTGGTCTATGGCATTGAACAGGCAGGTGAGGCTTGCCGGATTATCCGCCAGAACTGGCAGTCTGTGGCCCGTCCAGCCCAAACCTTTCAAGTTCTGCGGGGAGATGTCGTCAAACGGCTGGCTAAATTGCAAAGTCAGTCTTTTGATCGGATTTACTTTGATCCACCCTATGATGGCGGCTTATATGGAGCAGTACTAGATGCGATCGCAACCCACAATCTCCTCAAAGCCACAGGAGAACTCGCCGTCGAACATCGTCCCCAGCAGCAATTCTCCATTCCCACAACACTCCACATCTGTCATACACGCATCTATGGCAACACAGCCCTGACCTTTTTCCAGGTCACACAACCGACCTAA
- the petG gene encoding cytochrome b6-f complex subunit V, with protein MVEPLLAGIVLGLVPVTLAGLFVAAWQQYKRGEEVG; from the coding sequence GTGGTAGAACCTCTGTTAGCAGGTATTGTACTTGGCCTAGTTCCAGTGACTCTAGCTGGACTATTTGTCGCTGCATGGCAACAATACAAGCGTGGAGAAGAGGTTGGATAA
- a CDS encoding energy transducer TonB, translating to MMASIAAHGVLFAGLALVPATGQQTDRKQLRVVSLLKSQPNPAAQPNPAIDPNAPPPAPGVAGLPLNITTPDGLAELPVTDTPNPAFDPFASSIVELPPPPPQTSFTPFDPNSLAALPPGRNPAPPQQTPPPSNSGPSLSDEDFQAWLNGTSDLPNLPPDPGSTGPLPPPGAAPGPVASNTTPLSPANVGGIDSSTNPNDSNSLASSSVAPPAQNVKRFVTYNYPKEACPDRLEGKAEYRIWVSSKAAPVVSDIVLSTNSPILDRAVLEAAKKYKIKAEDANKIVILPFDIKYSQSVCAAKEPASPISEPNLPPVTPAPTPKPPTPAKPPSTNTTPESPSPAEPITPPTPQPNLPPVNPAQPAPPTAPQPVQPAPAVPAPSPVQPAVPIQEPPTNSDLPPVPAAPQPAPAPPASPQPPAAAPPEAPSAPAAPPAAPAAPPADDTPAN from the coding sequence ATGATGGCTTCGATCGCGGCTCACGGTGTGTTATTTGCCGGTTTAGCACTCGTACCCGCAACAGGCCAGCAAACAGACAGGAAACAACTGCGAGTCGTCAGTCTGCTCAAATCTCAACCTAATCCGGCTGCCCAACCCAACCCGGCCATTGATCCCAATGCCCCACCCCCAGCTCCTGGTGTAGCGGGTTTACCCCTCAACATCACCACCCCTGATGGTCTCGCTGAATTGCCCGTCACTGATACCCCCAATCCAGCCTTTGACCCCTTTGCCTCTTCGATTGTGGAGTTGCCTCCTCCTCCTCCACAGACGAGCTTTACCCCTTTTGATCCCAATTCCTTAGCAGCATTACCCCCTGGACGAAACCCTGCCCCACCGCAGCAAACCCCACCTCCCAGCAATTCCGGTCCATCCCTGAGTGATGAAGACTTTCAGGCTTGGCTCAACGGCACCTCCGATTTACCGAATTTGCCACCAGATCCAGGATCTACAGGTCCTTTGCCTCCACCAGGCGCTGCCCCCGGTCCTGTCGCCAGCAATACCACACCTCTAAGTCCAGCGAATGTAGGCGGGATAGACAGCAGTACGAACCCTAACGATAGTAATTCTCTGGCTTCCTCTTCCGTTGCGCCTCCGGCTCAGAATGTCAAACGCTTTGTTACCTACAACTACCCCAAAGAAGCCTGTCCAGATCGTTTAGAAGGTAAAGCAGAATATCGGATTTGGGTCAGTTCCAAAGCAGCACCCGTCGTCTCCGATATTGTCCTGTCTACTAACTCGCCGATCCTGGATCGGGCTGTATTAGAGGCAGCGAAGAAATACAAAATCAAGGCGGAAGACGCCAACAAAATCGTCATTTTACCCTTCGACATTAAATATTCCCAATCCGTTTGTGCGGCTAAGGAGCCTGCTTCACCTATCTCTGAGCCCAATTTACCGCCAGTCACCCCAGCCCCAACTCCTAAGCCACCAACTCCTGCCAAGCCACCATCAACTAATACAACCCCCGAAAGTCCTTCTCCAGCGGAACCGATTACTCCCCCGACACCACAGCCTAATTTACCTCCGGTAAATCCAGCGCAACCTGCACCACCGACTGCACCTCAGCCAGTCCAACCGGCTCCTGCTGTACCCGCCCCCAGCCCAGTGCAACCGGCTGTTCCCATCCAAGAGCCCCCAACGAACTCAGATCTACCACCGGTACCTGCCGCTCCCCAGCCAGCACCGGCCCCACCCGCTAGTCCTCAGCCTCCAGCAGCGGCACCACCAGAAGCACCTAGTGCCCCTGCTGCTCCACCCGCAGCACCCGCTGCCCCACCGGCAGATGACACTCCAGCCAACTAA
- a CDS encoding plastocyanin/azurin family copper-binding protein: MNNRLRRAVLALVLTAVLTVGTILGSSGAGMAATNLAKQPVIDVYITLGNEAGALQFFPDNLQFEPGRRYNLHLSNSSGQKHYFTAKDFADGIWSQKVDAGNVEIKGAIHELELRANTEAEWVFVPLRSGTYSLRCTVPGHTEAGMVGTIEVVG, translated from the coding sequence ATGAACAACAGGCTTCGTCGAGCAGTGCTGGCCTTGGTCTTAACAGCCGTTCTCACTGTAGGTACGATATTAGGCAGCTCTGGTGCAGGGATGGCTGCCACTAATTTAGCCAAACAACCTGTCATTGATGTTTATATTACGTTAGGGAATGAGGCTGGAGCCTTGCAGTTTTTCCCTGATAATCTACAATTTGAGCCGGGGCGTCGCTATAACCTGCACTTAAGTAATTCTAGTGGCCAAAAGCATTACTTCACCGCCAAAGATTTTGCGGATGGGATTTGGTCGCAAAAAGTTGACGCAGGGAATGTAGAAATTAAAGGTGCGATTCATGAATTAGAATTGAGAGCCAATACTGAAGCAGAGTGGGTCTTTGTTCCACTGCGTTCTGGAACTTATTCACTGCGATGTACCGTTCCAGGTCATACCGAAGCTGGCATGGTGGGCACGATTGAAGTTGTTGGCTGA
- a CDS encoding isoprenylcysteine carboxylmethyltransferase family protein: MKIKYCINLHKGTTFIFILGLMLIYQNFMLGAWVYLALHGTYGLLWLLKDQLYPDKQWEQKYPWPIHLLGFGLISLYWVAPYLLISRRVEPAVPVIAGAIALNLFGVFLHFGSDAQKYLILKYQPRLITEGFFARCRNPNYLGEMLIYISFAMLTMHWLPFVILGGFFGAVFIPNMLKKDRSLSRYPEFEQYRENSGLFWPKLIGKQNPTPKDMAKVELNS; the protein is encoded by the coding sequence ATGAAGATCAAGTACTGCATCAATCTTCATAAAGGCACGACCTTTATCTTTATCTTGGGTCTAATGTTGATTTATCAAAACTTTATGCTGGGGGCTTGGGTTTATTTGGCCTTACATGGCACCTATGGATTGCTGTGGTTACTTAAAGATCAACTGTATCCCGATAAACAATGGGAACAGAAATATCCATGGCCCATTCACTTATTGGGGTTTGGACTCATCAGTTTATATTGGGTGGCTCCATATCTTTTGATCAGCCGTCGTGTTGAGCCTGCTGTGCCTGTGATTGCCGGTGCAATAGCCCTCAATCTTTTTGGTGTCTTTCTCCATTTTGGGAGTGATGCGCAAAAATATTTGATCCTCAAGTATCAACCGAGATTGATTACTGAAGGCTTTTTTGCTCGTTGTCGTAACCCTAACTATTTAGGTGAAATGTTGATTTATATATCCTTTGCGATGTTGACGATGCATTGGTTGCCTTTTGTCATCCTTGGCGGTTTTTTTGGAGCTGTTTTTATCCCTAATATGCTCAAAAAAGATCGTTCTCTGTCGCGATACCCTGAGTTTGAACAGTATCGAGAAAATTCTGGTTTGTTCTGGCCAAAACTGATTGGGAAACAGAACCCAACCCCCAAAGATATGGCTAAAGTCGAGTTGAATTCATAG
- a CDS encoding M61 family metallopeptidase produces MTEVLDSMSQISTLASTTLQYEVAMPDPTSHLFEITLHCSLGTDDTLDLKLPVWTPGSYLVREYAKHLQDFSAVDDQGARLPWQKISKNHWQIKTSGVQTVTLHYRIFAHELTVRTNHLDASHGYFNPGAMFFYVPGREQDAIAITIHLPDPTWQVTTALDPLPDQPLTFLADNFDTLVDSPFEMGTHQVFDFEAVGKPHQLAIWGEGNYDPEQIIADTQKIIEVEANLFGGLPYDRYFFLLHVSANGYGGLEHHDCCSLLYSRFGFRKPDSYNRFMGLVAHEFFHLWNVKRLRPQALHPFDYDQENYTDALWFCEGVTSFYDLILPYRAGIYDAKFYLKLLSESITRLQSIPGRHTQSLTESSFDTWIKLYRPHANSRNCQVSYYLKGEIVSLLLDLQIRQQHHNQRSLDDVMLQLWQTYGQKNLGYTRAQLLDIIETIAEMDLTAFWQNYLDGTVELPYEEFLNPFGLEVVAEFGEHPLPYHGLTLSSQSGKTLIQFVDIASPAQTAGLQPGDELLAWDGFRIQADQLEQRLQDYQRGDSVSITLFHDDQLTTHRLTLGEPQPKSYTVKPMTTPTDQQKINFHQWLGIELAELT; encoded by the coding sequence ATGACTGAAGTCCTCGATTCAATGTCTCAGATCAGTACCCTTGCCTCAACAACGCTGCAGTATGAGGTGGCGATGCCTGATCCGACATCTCACCTATTTGAAATTACACTTCATTGCTCGCTAGGAACTGACGACACTTTAGATTTGAAGTTACCGGTCTGGACTCCCGGCTCATACCTCGTTCGGGAATATGCAAAACATCTACAGGATTTCTCGGCCGTCGACGATCAAGGCGCTCGTTTGCCCTGGCAAAAAATCAGCAAGAATCATTGGCAGATCAAAACATCCGGCGTCCAGACCGTCACCCTTCACTACCGTATCTTTGCCCATGAATTGACCGTACGCACCAATCATTTGGATGCCAGTCATGGCTACTTCAATCCAGGAGCCATGTTTTTCTATGTTCCAGGACGAGAACAAGATGCGATCGCAATCACGATTCATCTCCCTGATCCAACTTGGCAGGTCACAACCGCATTAGATCCATTGCCAGATCAGCCCCTCACCTTCCTGGCGGACAACTTTGACACCTTGGTGGATAGCCCCTTTGAGATGGGGACCCATCAGGTTTTTGACTTCGAAGCGGTGGGTAAACCTCACCAACTGGCCATTTGGGGAGAAGGGAACTATGATCCTGAGCAAATCATTGCCGATACCCAAAAAATCATTGAAGTCGAGGCTAACCTCTTCGGCGGCTTGCCCTACGATCGCTATTTTTTTCTGCTTCATGTTTCAGCCAATGGCTACGGTGGCCTAGAGCACCACGATTGTTGCTCTTTACTCTATTCCCGCTTTGGATTTCGGAAGCCGGACTCCTATAACCGCTTCATGGGACTGGTCGCCCATGAGTTTTTTCATCTGTGGAACGTGAAACGGCTGCGTCCTCAAGCCCTGCACCCTTTTGATTATGACCAGGAAAACTATACGGATGCCCTGTGGTTTTGTGAGGGCGTCACCAGTTTTTACGATCTGATTCTGCCCTACCGAGCCGGTATTTATGATGCCAAGTTCTATCTCAAACTGTTGTCAGAATCCATTACGCGCCTCCAGTCCATCCCAGGACGACACACCCAGTCCTTAACGGAGTCTAGCTTTGATACATGGATTAAGCTCTACCGCCCCCATGCCAATTCTCGAAATTGTCAGGTCTCCTACTATCTCAAGGGAGAGATCGTCTCGCTACTTCTTGACTTACAGATTCGTCAACAGCATCACAACCAACGTTCTTTAGATGATGTGATGCTGCAGCTTTGGCAAACCTACGGCCAAAAGAATTTGGGCTATACCCGAGCGCAGCTCCTAGACATCATAGAAACCATTGCAGAGATGGACCTGACTGCATTTTGGCAAAACTATCTAGATGGGACCGTGGAATTACCCTATGAGGAATTCTTGAATCCATTTGGGTTAGAAGTGGTGGCTGAGTTTGGAGAACATCCGCTGCCCTATCATGGCCTAACCCTCAGCAGCCAATCGGGAAAGACCCTGATCCAATTTGTTGATATCGCTTCGCCAGCCCAAACTGCAGGCTTACAACCGGGGGATGAACTATTGGCCTGGGATGGTTTCCGCATCCAGGCGGATCAACTCGAGCAACGCTTGCAAGATTATCAAAGGGGGGATTCAGTCTCAATCACTCTATTCCACGATGATCAGCTCACCACCCATCGCCTTACCTTAGGTGAACCCCAGCCCAAATCCTATACGGTCAAGCCAATGACTACCCCCACGGATCAACAGAAAATCAATTTCCATCAATGGCTGGGCATTGAGTTAGCAGAACTGACCTAA